The Desulfovibrio sp. JC010 nucleotide sequence ATCCTCAGTGACGAGGAAGAATGTCTCAGCTTCGCCCTCGACTGGGTAGAGCTGATCGTGTTGGGATCTTCCGAGAATTTGCAGCCTAAGGGGTAAGTTTCTTTTTAATTTTGGTGTGTTGCCCCCCGTTCATCTTTGTTGATGAACGGGTTTTTTGTTTAGTTTTGTTTAACAATGTTCTTGACTTTGTTTGTAGGGCAGTTATATTACAACTGTAATATTAATAAATTTATTTTGAGGATGGACGATTTAATGCCTATTCAGAGTGCAAAAACAATTCTTAAAGAGTATTGGGATGGGAGACTGCCTGTTGATCCTGCCCGTATTGCTACTGGCTTAGGTGTTCGGGTTGAGAAGTCTTTTGGTGAAATAACCAATAATGCAGGTCAGCCGTTGAGTGGTGAGTTTACTTTGGAAAATGGTGAGCCTGTAATTAAATACAATGTGACTGAAGCCGCAGTACGGCAGAGATTTACTGTCGCTCATGAACTTGGCCATTATGTTTTGCAGCACGGCCCGCGTCATCGCGATGAAGCTCAGAATTTTTCGATCAATAATTATGATCTGTACGAGGTTGCAGCGAATAATTTTGCTGCGGAATTACTGATGCCTTCTGAAGCTGTTAGTTATTTGCTTTCTCAGGGTAAGAATACCCTTCAGAGTTTGGCCGATAGTTTTAATGTATCAACTGTTGCGATGAATATCAGACTAAAAAAGCTTGGAATATATTAGAGTCTTATGCAGGAAGATAGTCTTGAAGAGCATTTCGATATGGCGTCAGGTCAGGTTAGCGATAGTGTTGAAAAGAAAGCTAATCTTGAGCTTGATATTGAAGAATCTCGGTTGAGATTTAGAAAATATATATTTTGGTTTGTCTTGCTGCTTGTCTTTTTTCTTTATGGAATTTTTGTTCATTTACTTTTTCACTTGCCAGTGCTTTTGCCGTTGATGAAGGCAGTTCCGTATTCAGTCCTTCTTGTTTTATTTTCTGGGTCAATTCCTACTGTTATTTTGTCCATTTTGATACTAGCTACTTTTCGGGCAAGAAACGGGAAATTTAAAGAATCGAATGACCAAGATTTGCTTGATGTTGTTTCGAAAGTGGCCAGCGTAGCCCGATTGTTTAAATAAATGTTTTGAGTCGTTGCATTACGGGAGGAAATCCCGTGGAGATGACTATTGCAACCCCTCAGACCTCCTTCGTTGTCGATTTAAAAGTTAGCGGTGAGGAGGTGCCTATGAGAAAAAAAGTAAACTGCCATGGACTTGGTCAAGTTGTCGTTAGTTTTGTACTGGTTGTTTGGACAGTCTTTACTACGTCTTTTTTTGTCGAAGGAGCTTCTGTCAGGGTATGCAATCTCCCGTAGTGCAGCGACTTTCTACAGCCCCCACATCTCCACCGCCATCCCCGAAAATGACAGATAATTAATCACGTAATGCGCGATGATTGTCGGGTAGATTGAGCCTGTTGAGTACATGCAGATCATCAGGCCCGATCCGGTGATTGCGGTTGCCATGATCGCCACCGGTCCCTGCGACCAGTGGATCAGTCCGAAGATTATTGCGGAGATGAGGAAGATTTTCGGGATGGAGTAGTTGCGGTCTTTCAGGGCTGAGAAGGCGAGGCCGCGAAAGATGATTTCTTCGGATATGGCCACGAGGGCCAGACCAACAGTCATGTCTAAAGCATAAAGAGGGGAATCCGTTCCGATGGGAATTGATCCCAGCCGCAGGGTTGGGAGTAGCTTGGACCAGAGGGCGAAGCCCGGTTCATCAAGGATCAGGCCGAGGGCTGTTATGCCGACGGTCCAGAGGATGAATTTTTTAAATGGGAGAGACACAAGGCCGAGGTCCGTGTGTTTTATGATTTCTTTTTTGAGCAGATAGAACAGGAAGCCCAGCGGGAGAATTTTCGCCCCGTAGTCCATTGCCAGCCAAGCCAGTTCATGTTTAATGAAGATGTTGTTGAAGTCGTTGAGGTAGAAAGGCAGGGCGGCGAGAAAGAAGATTGTAATTTTTTTCATGTTAACTGCTCTTGACCATGCAAAGTGGCGAAGCCCTACTAAAAGTTTCTTTGGCCGCCGGAGGCGAAATCTTTTAAATAAAAAGCGCGTAGCGCATCAAATAATTTGGAGCTAGTACATTGTCCGAATTAAATATCGAATTGAATAATCCTAAAATAGTCGATGCTGACGAATTTGCAAAGATCAAGTCTGAGTTTGCCGGAAAAAAGATTGTTTTTACTAACGGCTGTTTTGATATTCTGCATGCAGGGCATGTGGATCTGCTTTCCCGTGCGCGGGAGCAGGGTGATCTGCTGGTGCTGGGGCTGAACAGCGATAAGTCCGTGCGTTCCATCAAGGGCGAGAAACGGCCCGTGACCAGACAGCAGCAGCGTGCTTTTGTGCTCGCCGGGCTGGCCTGTATTGATTACGTGATTTTCTTTGATGAAGACACTCCGTTCAATCTGATCAGCAAAGTTCAGCCGGATGTGCTGGTCAAGGGCGGCGACTGGTCCGTAGATAATATCGTGGGCCGTGATATCGTGGAAGAGCGTGGCGGTGAGGTGCTTTCCCTGCCTTTGCTGCCCGGCTACTCCACCACCGGGGTGATCAAATATATCCGTGATAATGATATTGAATAAATATTGAATTTTGTTTAAGTCTTGACAAGGTGATGTTTGTTGGGCTATTTAGCTCGACTCGCTTGGCGAAACGGGCCAATAGCTCAGTTGGCAGAGCCCCCGGCTCATAACCGGATGGTCCCAGGTTCGAATCCTGGTTGGCCCACCACTAATATCATATGGAAACATACCAAAATACAATCCAGAATTTCTGTGCTTTCTAGCCTTGTGAAAGCTGTTGTGCTCCCGGGGGACAGCCCTTGCGGGAGCATATTATTTTATTGTATTTTGATGTGTTGAATTTGATTACGAGCGGAAATAATTGAACATCTTTCAAGTGTGGCCGTTATGAAGACAGCAGATGTTATCAGCAGGATCGAGTCACTTGTTCCTTCGGGGTATGCCGCTCCGTGGGATAATTGCGGTGTTCAGATCGCAGGCCGGGAAAGGGATGTAGCAAAGATTGCAGTAGCCCTTGATCCGTTGCCGCAGGTCATAGCCGAATCCCTTGAATGGGGGGCGGAGTTTGTTCTGACCCACCATCCGCTGGCTATTGATCCGAAGCTGCCTGCCAAGCTGGACTGGTTTCATGATGTAATGAAGCAGGTCTTCTGCGCGGAGGCGACCCTTTTTGCTTCGCACACCTCTTTGGATGTGCAGTTCAAGGGGGCCGTTTCGTGGCTTGGGCGCGAGCTTGAGTTGGAAAATCTGCGGGTGCTGGATTCGGTTGCGGAAAACGAAGCCGGTGATATACTTGGGTACGGTTGTATCGGTGAGTATTCCGCTCCGGTTGTTTTCACGGATTTTGTGGAGCGTGTTGCGCAGCTTTCCGGGTGCGGGGTTGTGGCCCTGTGTGGACCGGAGCCTGAGAAGGTGGGCTGTGTGGCCATGTGTCCCGGTTCGGGATCTTCGCTCATGGATAAGGCTTTCGGCCTTGGAGCGGATGTATTTATCACCGGGGATGTAAAGTATCATCCCGCGCAGGAAACTGTGGGCGCGGTGCTGGATGTGGGGCATTTTTCTCTG carries:
- the rfaE2 gene encoding D-glycero-beta-D-manno-heptose 1-phosphate adenylyltransferase, encoding MVDADEFAKIKSEFAGKKIVFTNGCFDILHAGHVDLLSRAREQGDLLVLGLNSDKSVRSIKGEKRPVTRQQQRAFVLAGLACIDYVIFFDEDTPFNLISKVQPDVLVKGGDWSVDNIVGRDIVEERGGEVLSLPLLPGYSTTGVIKYIRDNDIE
- a CDS encoding CPBP family intramembrane glutamic endopeptidase, translating into MKKITIFFLAALPFYLNDFNNIFIKHELAWLAMDYGAKILPLGFLFYLLKKEIIKHTDLGLVSLPFKKFILWTVGITALGLILDEPGFALWSKLLPTLRLGSIPIGTDSPLYALDMTVGLALVAISEEIIFRGLAFSALKDRNYSIPKIFLISAIIFGLIHWSQGPVAIMATAITGSGLMICMYSTGSIYPTIIAHYVINYLSFSGMAVEMWGL
- a CDS encoding ImmA/IrrE family metallo-endopeptidase, whose translation is MPIQSAKTILKEYWDGRLPVDPARIATGLGVRVEKSFGEITNNAGQPLSGEFTLENGEPVIKYNVTEAAVRQRFTVAHELGHYVLQHGPRHRDEAQNFSINNYDLYEVAANNFAAELLMPSEAVSYLLSQGKNTLQSLADSFNVSTVAMNIRLKKLGIY
- a CDS encoding Nif3-like dinuclear metal center hexameric protein, which gives rise to MKTADVISRIESLVPSGYAAPWDNCGVQIAGRERDVAKIAVALDPLPQVIAESLEWGAEFVLTHHPLAIDPKLPAKLDWFHDVMKQVFCAEATLFASHTSLDVQFKGAVSWLGRELELENLRVLDSVAENEAGDILGYGCIGEYSAPVVFTDFVERVAQLSGCGVVALCGPEPEKVGCVAMCPGSGSSLMDKAFGLGADVFITGDVKYHPAQETVGAVLDVGHFSLEEEMMRRFSVVLAEELGKEVEVKFFSGRNPFAYHVQGEGVRRP